A window from Primulina eburnea isolate SZY01 chromosome 2, ASM2296580v1, whole genome shotgun sequence encodes these proteins:
- the LOC140823177 gene encoding uncharacterized protein: protein MRDFASCFGENAVRLSDSSCSSNRSNNSTTSPSRIPSTQDSVTCFYRTVLSTRKQVLITVSWCKNALSQGLNITLGDDYSSSFKLNTNSRLFRKLKGSKSMEFTDSKVEVFWDLSTAQYQTGPEPMDGYYVLIMFGTELGLILGDMVDETMARKLKTGTRIAKFSLLSRQEHFSGSTLYSTKVQFSETGVPHDILIRCSGEDQGLKYPVLSVCVDKKMVTRVDRLQWNFRGNQTIFLDGLLVDLMWDVHDWIHNSGQGYAVFMFRTRSGVDNRLWMEEKMVLKDQDKVEFSLMIYACKNM from the coding sequence ATGAGAGATTTCGCGTCTTGTTTCGGGGAAAATGCAGTAAGACTATCTGACAGTTCTTGTTCATCAAACCGCTCAAATAATTCTACTACCTCTCCCTCTCGGATCCCGTCAACTCAAGATTCCGTAACTTGTTTCTACAGAACGGTTCTCTCCACTCGGAAGCAGGTTTTGATCACAGTATCGTGGTGCAAGAACGCCTTATCTCAAGGGCTTAACATAACTTTAGGTGACGATTATTCAAGCTCCTTCAAACTCAACACGAATTCGAGGTTATTCCGGAAGCTGAAAGGTAGCAAATCAATGGAGTTCACTGATTCTAAAGTCGAAGTTTTTTGGGATCTTTCGACGGCACAGTACCAAACAGGCCCGGAGCCTATGGATGGATATTATGTATTGATCATGTTTGGTACAGAACTTGGCCTGATTCTTGGAGACATGGTCGACGAAACCATGGCGAGAAAGCTGAAAACCGGGACAAGAATTGCTAAATTCTCACTACTTTCACGCCAAGAACATTTTTCAGGCAGTACcctttattcaactaaggttcaaTTCTCAGAAACTGGTGTTCCACATGATATCTTGATACGTTGCAGCGGAGAAGATCAAGGGCTCAAGTATCCGGTCCTATCGGTTTGCGTTGATAAAAAAATGGTTACTCGAGTGGACCGGCTGCAATGGAATTTCAGAGGAAATCAGACAATTTTCTTGGATGGTTTGCTGGTGGATTTGATGTGGGATGTTCATGATTGGATCCACAATTCGGGGCAGGGATACGCAGTGTTCATGTTCAGGACAAGAAGTGGGGTGGATAACAGATTGTGGATGGAGGAGAAGATGGTGCTGAAAGATCAAGACAAGGTCGAGTTTTCGTTGATGATATATGCTTGTAAAAACATGTGA